A window of Candidatus Nitrosotenuis uzonensis genomic DNA:
CAACGTCTGTCAGTCCATAGTTTAACCAGATCTCAGGCACGATATTCCAACAAAACAAAGCAAAATAAATCCAGTTTAGTAAATTTTGGTGTGGAGTTTGTAAAAGAATTTGCAACGTTTTTGCATCAGAGTGGAATCATCAGGTTCGGCGATTTTACGCTCGCAAGCGGAAAGAAGAGCTCCTACTATGTAGACCTAAGGATAGTTCCAAGCTACCCACACCAGTTCCGGCGCATGATAAAGTACCTACAGAACCTCATATCAGAGCAGATAGGTTTTGACAGTTTTGATGCAGTTGCCTCCGTTCCAACCGGCGGCCTAGTAATCGCATCAGCACTTGCACTTGAGACCGTAAAACCCCTAGTATACGTCAGAAGCGAGGCAAAATCTCATGGAACTGGCAAGCTGATAGAAGGAATAGTTGAGGATGGAATGAAGATTCTTCTAGTAGACGATGTTGCAACCACTGGAGGCTCGATCATAAACGGGATAAAGGCACTAAAGGAGGCAGGTGCCAAGATCTCAGATTGTTATGTGATAGTGAACAGAATGGAAGGCGCGCATCAGGCACTGCAAATGGAAGGTGTCACCCTACACCAAGTCTTGGACATTTCAGAAATAGCAGAGATTTTGCACCAAGCAAGAATGATAAGCGAGCAGACGCTAAAGAAAGTGCATGCCCAGACATCCAGTCAGTAATGATTCGTTTTTGGTATACGAAAGTCGGTTTAAAATAATGGCAGCTCAGACAAATGCCTTCACATCATTGCTTCAGATATAACTCTGATTCTTCATTGCAGCCAATACATGCTTGGTATGCGCATATTAAATTGATTTGAGGCTGTGCAAAGTAGACTTTTCAGTACGCACAAACTTGTCTATTTTATCTTGAGAATGTCATAAAACGCATGGAAGTGCGGCCCCAGATAGTCTGCAGTGACCTTGAGCACTGCAATGCAGTAGGAACATCACTTGTCAAAAACATATTGGTACCTTTTGATAACTCTAAACACGCAGTACGCGCATTCGGGCACGCATTAGATCTGGCAAAAAAATACGGCGCATCAGTAATTGCCGTAGCAGTAACTGATGAAGACCAGGACTCGGAGTGGATAAACGACACTCCCAGTAGGCAGAAAGCAATGAGCAAAAGCAGAAACTCGGAGCTCAAGCAGATCTTCAAAGATATGGACGCAGTTGCAGCAAAGTTTGGAATTCATTTTGATTCGGTGATTCTAGAATCCACCAAGATAGCAGAGTCGATAATCTCCTTTGCAAGCATCAGAAGGGTCGATTACATCGTCATGGGAACCCATGGTAAGGGCATGCCAAAAGAAATGATGCTCGGTAGAGTTTCAACGAGCGTTGCATTAAACGCGCATTGTCCTGTTGTCTTGATAAAATGAAACTATTTTTTGCATGCTATTAACATGTAGTCTATTATTTTCTTCTTTGAGACGTTCTTCATTTTTTGAAGTGAGTTGTAAAGAATTCTTTCAACGTAGAACGGATACTGCTCGGCAATCTTTGATTTTAGATGCTTGCGGTTTTTCACATAATATTCGGTGAGTGGCTCG
This region includes:
- the pyrE gene encoding orotate phosphoribosyltransferase, translated to MEFVKEFATFLHQSGIIRFGDFTLASGKKSSYYVDLRIVPSYPHQFRRMIKYLQNLISEQIGFDSFDAVASVPTGGLVIASALALETVKPLVYVRSEAKSHGTGKLIEGIVEDGMKILLVDDVATTGGSIINGIKALKEAGAKISDCYVIVNRMEGAHQALQMEGVTLHQVLDISEIAEILHQARMISEQTLKKVHAQTSSQ
- a CDS encoding universal stress protein, with the protein product MEVRPQIVCSDLEHCNAVGTSLVKNILVPFDNSKHAVRAFGHALDLAKKYGASVIAVAVTDEDQDSEWINDTPSRQKAMSKSRNSELKQIFKDMDAVAAKFGIHFDSVILESTKIAESIISFASIRRVDYIVMGTHGKGMPKEMMLGRVSTSVALNAHCPVVLIK